A single Falco naumanni isolate bFalNau1 chromosome 20, bFalNau1.pat, whole genome shotgun sequence DNA region contains:
- the LOC121080029 gene encoding scale keratin-like, producing the protein MSCYDLCPTTSSIACPQPIANSCNEPCVRQCPDSTALIQPPPVVVTFPGPILSSFPQQAVVGSSGAPAFGGSLGLGGLYGTGSPYSYGGSLGYGAQYGYGSSALSTASSGYCSPYSSRQYSRFLRSTCGPC; encoded by the coding sequence ATGTCTTGCTACGACCTGTgccccaccaccagcagcatcgcctgcccccagcccattGCTAACAGCTGCAACGAGCCATGTGTCCGCCAGTGCCCCGACTCTACGGCCTTGATCCAGCCGCCCCCCGTGGTCGTCACCTTCcccggccccatcctcagctccttcccccagcaaGCCGTGGTGGGCTCCTCCGGAGCACCCGCCTTTgggggctccctggggctggggggcctcTACGGCACTGGGAGCCCCTACAGTTATGGGGGCTCTCTGGGATATGGGGCCCAGTATGGCTATGGGAGTTCAGCCCTCTCCACAGCCAGCAGTGGGTACTGCAGCCCATACTCCTCCCGCCAGTACAGCCGGTTCCTCCGCAGCACCTGTGGGCCCTGCtaa
- the LOC121080101 gene encoding scale keratin-like encodes MSCYDLCPTAVGGIYRPQPLADSGNEPCVRQCPDSTTLIQPPPVVVTFPGPILSSFPQDSVVGSSGAPVLGGYGGSLGYGGYGSLGYGGLYGHGGSSLGYGGLYGYRGYGSLGYGGLYGCGGSLGYRGLYGYGRSYGFGSCSPYSYWSNRYSRGSCGFW; translated from the coding sequence ATGTCTTGCTACGACCTGTGCCCCACTGCCGTTGGTGGCATCTaccgcccccagcccctcgctgaCAGCGGGAATGAGCCATGCGTCCGTCAGTGCCCTGACTCCACCACCCTGATCCAGCCACCTCCAGTCGTCGTCACCTTCcccggccccatcctcagctccttcccgcaGGATTCAGTTGTGGGATCCTCTGGAGCACCCGTCCTTGGGGGCTACGGGGGCTCCCTTGGCTATGGGGGCTACGGCTCCCTGGGCTATGGGGGTCTGTATGGCCATGGGGGCTCCTCGCTGGGCTATGGGGGTCTGTATGGCTACAGGGGCTATGGCTCCCTGGGCTATGGGGGTCTGTATGGCTGTGGGGGCTCCCTGGGTTACAGAGGTCTGTATGGCTACGGTAGATCGTATGGGTTTGGCTCTTGCAGCCCTTACTCCTACTGGTCCAACAGGTACAGCCGTGGCAGCTGCGGGTTCTGgtaa
- the LOC121080102 gene encoding scale keratin-like produces the protein MSCYDLCSTSACGVNRPQPLADSGNEPCVRQCPDSTTLIQPPPVVVTFPGPILSSFPQDSVVGSSGAPVLGGYGGSLGYGGYGSLGYGGLYGHGGSSLGYGGLYGYRGYGSLGYGGLYGCGGSLGYRGLYGYGRSYGFGSCSPYSYWSNRYSRGSCGFW, from the coding sequence ATGTCTTGCTACGACCTGTGCTCCACCTCTGCCTGTGGCGTCAaccgcccccagcccctcgctgaCAGCGGGAATGAGCCATGCGTCCGTCAGTGCCCTGACTCCACCACCCTGATCCAGCCACCTCCAGTCGTCGTCACCTTCcccggccccatcctcagctccttcccgcaGGATTCAGTTGTGGGATCCTCTGGAGCACCCGTCCTTGGGGGCTATGGCGGCTCCCTTGGCTATGGGGGCTACGGCTCCCTGGGCTATGGGGGTCTGTATGGCCATGGGGGCTCCTCGCTGGGCTATGGGGGTCTGTATGGCTACAGGGGCTATGGCTCCCTGGGCTATGGGGGTCTGTATGGCTGTGGGGGCTCCCTGGGTTACAGAGGTCTGTATGGCTACGGTAGATCGTATGGGTTTGGCTCTTGCAGCCCTTACTCCTACTGGTCCAACAGGTACAGCCGTGGCAGCTGCGGGTTCTGgtaa